In Camelina sativa cultivar DH55 chromosome 16, Cs, whole genome shotgun sequence, a single window of DNA contains:
- the LOC104750395 gene encoding receptor protein kinase TMK1-like, with translation MKKRRTFLLFSILFLLLLLNSSKADSDGDISAMLSLKKSLNPPVSLGWSDPDPCKWTHVVCTGSKRVTRIQIGHSGLQGTLSPDLRNLSELERLELQWNNISGSVPSLSGLASLQVLMLSNNNFESIPSDVFEGLTSLQSVEIDNNPFKSWEIPQSLRNASALQNFSANSAHVSGKLPGFLGPDEFPGLSILHLAFNNLEGELPLSLAGSQVQSLWLNGQKLTGSVDVLQNMTGLKEVWLHSNAFSGPLPDFSGLRELESLSLRDNSFTGPVPESLLSLESLKVVNLTNNHLQGPFPEFKSSASVDLDINSNSFCLSSHGLCDPRVKSLLLIASSFHYPLRLAESWKGNDPCSNWIGIACSNGNITIINLEKMGLTGTISPEFGAIKSLQRIVLGINNLTGTIPQELTTLPNLKTLDVSTNQLFGKVPGFRSNVVVNTNGNPDIGKAKSSLPSPGSSSPSGSGIDGDKDRIGMKSSTFIGIIVGSVLGGLLSIFLIGLLVFCWYKKRQKRNTRGESSNAVVVHPRHSGSDNESVKITVAGSSVSVGGISDTYTLPGTSEAGDNIQMVEAGNMLISIQVLRSVTNNFSEDNILGSGGFGVVYKGELHDGTKIAVKRMENGVIAGKGFAEFKSEIAVLTKVRHRHLVTLLGYCLDGNEKLLVYEYMPQGTLSRHLFEWSEEGLKPLLWKQRLTLALDVARGVEYLHGLAHQSFIHRDLKPSNILLGDDMRAKVADFGLVRLAPEGKGSIETRIAGTFGYLAPEYAVTGRVTTKVDVYSFGVILMELITGRKSLDESQPEESIHLVSWFKRMYINKESSFKKAIDPTIDLDEETLASVHTVAELAGHCCAREPYQRPDMGHAVNILSSLVELWKPSDQNAEDIYGIDLDMSLPQALKKWQAYEGRSDLESSTSSLLPSLDNTQMSIPTRPYGFAESFTSVDGR, from the exons ATGAAGAAAAGACgaacctttcttctcttctcgattttatttctccttcttcttctcaattcaTCCAAAGCTGACTCCGATGGAGACATCTCAGCGATGCTTTCACTCAAGAAGAGCTTAAACCCACCTGTTTCTCTCGGTTGGTCTGACCCTGACCCGTGTAAATGGACTCACGTCGTTTGTACAGGTTCAAAACGTGTGACCCGGATCCAAATCGGGCATTCGGGTCTTCAAGGTACACTCTCTCCTGATCTACGTAACTTATCTGAGCTCGAAAGGCTTGAGCTTCAATGGAACAACATCTCTGGCTCTGTTCCTTCTTTAAGTGGTTTAGCTTCGTTACAAGTCTTGATGCTTAGTAACAACAACTTCGAATCAATCCCTAGTGATGTCTTTGAAGGTTTAACTTCGTTACAGTCTGTAGAGATCGATAACAACCCTTTCAAGTCTTGGGAGATTCCTCAGAGTTTGAGAAACGCTTCGGCTCTTCAGAATTTCTCGGCGAACTCGGCTCATGTCTCCGGTAAATTACCCGGTTTTCTCGGACCGGATGAGTTTCCCGGTTTGTCTATTTTGCATTTGGCTTTCAATAACTTGGAAGGTGAGTTGCCTTTGAGTTTGGCTGGCTCGCAGGTTCAGTCTTTGTGGCTTAATGGTCAGAAACTAACTGGCTCAGTAGATGTTCTTCAGAACATGACTGGTTTGAAAGAGGTTTGGCTTCATTCCAACGCGTTCTCGGGTCCTTTACCGGACTTTTCGGGTCTTAGAGAGCTTGAGAGCTTGAGTTTGAGGGATAACTCGTTCACTGGTCCAGTTCCTGAGTCTTTGTTAAGTCTTGAGTCGCTTAAAGTTGTGAACTTGACTaataaccatcttcaaggaccATTTCCTGAGTTTAAGAGCTCTGCTTCGGTTGATTTGGATATAAATTCCAATAGCTTTTGCTTATCTAGTCATGGTTTGTGTGATCCTAGAGTGAAGTCTTTGCTTTTGATAGCTAGTTCATTCCATTATCCGCTGAGGCTTGCTGAGAGTTGGAAAGGAAATGATCCTTGCAGCAACTGGATTGGGATTGCTTGTAGCAATGGGAACATTACTATTATCAATCTTGAGAAAATGGGTCTTACAGGGACGATTTCTCCTGAGTTTGGAGCCATTAAATCGCTTCAAAGGATCGTTCTTGGAATCAATAACCTTACGGGTACGATTCCTCAAGAGCTTACAACGTTACCTAATCTCAAAACACTCGATGTTTCGACTAACCAGCTTTTTGGGAAGGTCCCTGGTTTCAGAAGCAATGTGGTTGTGAATACTAATGGTAATCCTGACATTGGAAAGGCAAAAAGCTCTTTGCCGTCTCCTGGTTCGTCTTCGCCTTCAGGTTCAGGAATTGATGGTGATAAGGACAGGATAGGAATGAAGTCTTCGACTTTTATAGGAATCATTGTTGGTTCAGTACTTGGAGGTCTGTTATCGATCTTCTTGATCGGTTTATTAGTTTTCTGCTGGTACAAGAAGAGGCAAAAACGTAACACAAGAGGTGAGAGCTCAAATGCAGTAGTGGTGCATCCACGACATTCAGGTTCTGACAATGAGAGTGTGAAAATCACTGTTGCGGGTTCAAGTGTAAGCGTTGGGGGCATAAGTGATACCTACACGCTTCCTGGTACGAGTGAGGCAGGAGATAATATCCAAATGGTGGAAGCAGGAAACATGCTGATCTCAATACAAGTGCTTCGTTCCGTGACTAACAACTTCAGTGAAGATAACATTCTTGGATCAGGAGGTTTCGGGGTTGTGTATAAAGGTGAATTGCACGATGGAACCAAGATAGCAGTTAAGAGAATGGAGAATGGAGTCATTGCTGGTAAAGGTTTTGCAGAATTCAAGTCAGAGATTGCGGTTTTAACAAAGGTGAGGCATCGTCATTTGGTTACACTTCTCGGCTATTGTTTGGATGGGAATGAGAAGCTTCTTGTGTATGAGTATATGCCGCAAGGGACATTGAGTAGGCATTTGTTTGAATGGTCAGAGGAAGGGCTTAAGCCTCTGTTGTGGAAACAGAGATTGACTTTAGCCTTGGATGTTGCAAGAGGTGTGGAGTATCTCCATGGATTAGCTCATCAAAGCTTCATTCACAGAGATCTTAAGCCTTCAAACATTCTTCTAGGCGATGATATGAGAGCGAAAGTTGCAGACTTTGGACTTGTTCGTCTTGCCCCAGAAGGGAAAGGATCGATTGAAACCAGAATTGCTGGAACGTTTGGTTACTTGGCACCTGAATATGCAG TAACGGGACGTGTGACCACGAAGGTAGATGTGTACAGCTTCGGGGTAATTCTTATGGAACTCATAACAGGTAGAAAGTCTCTAGATGAATCGCAACCAGAAGAGAGCATTCACTTGGTGTCCTGGTTCAAACGGATGTACATCAACAAAGAGTCATCATTCAAGAAAGCGATCGACCCAACAATAGACCTTGACGAAGAAACCCTAGCCAGCGTTCACACTGTTGCTGAACTAGCAGGCCATTGCTGCGCCCGTGAGCCTTACCAGAGACCAGACATGGGACACGCAGTCAACATTCTGTCTTCACTAGTCGAGCTATGGAAACCGTCAGATCAGAATGCAGAAGACATATACGGTATCGATCTCGACATGTCTTTGCCTCAGGCACTTAAGAAATGGCAAGCTTATGAAGGAAGAAGCGATCTCGAATCTTCGACTTCATCGCTTTTACCTAGCTTGGACAACACGCAGATGAGTATTCCCACTAGACCTTACGGATTCGCAGAGTCTTTCACTTCAGTAGATGGACGATGA